Proteins co-encoded in one Callospermophilus lateralis isolate mCalLat2 chromosome 2, mCalLat2.hap1, whole genome shotgun sequence genomic window:
- the LOC143391078 gene encoding olfactory receptor 8G50-like — translation MAEGNHSTVTEFILAGLTDKPELQLPLFLLFLGIYVFTVVGNLGMITLIVLSSYLHTPMYYLLSSLSFIDLCQSTVITPKMLVNFVTEKNTISYAECMTQLYFFAALAIAECHMLAAMAYDRYVAICNPLLYNVTMSNQVCSWMVFEVYTMGLIGATVHIACIHSMLFCEAMINHYACDLYPLLELSCSSTFINEIVGLCISAFNIFFPTLIILSSYIFIIASILRIRSTEGRAKTFSTCSSHISAVALFFGSGAFTYLQPSSVSSMDQGKVSSVFYTTVVPMLNPVIYSLRNKDVKVALSKFLGKRNFL, via the coding sequence ATGGCAGAAGGAAATCATTCTACAGTGACTGAGTTCATCCTCGCTGGATTAACAGACAAACCAGAGCTCCAGctgcccctcttcctcctcttcctaggAATCTATGTGTTCACAGTGGTGGGGAACCTGGGCATGATCACACTGATTGTGCTCAGCTCTTACCTTCACACTCCCATGTACTATCTCCTCAGCAGTCTCTCCTTCATTGACCTCTGTCAATCCACTGTGATCACACCCAAAATGTTGGTGAACTTTGTGACAGAGAAAAACACCATCTCCTACGCTGAATGCATGACTCAGCTCTACTTCTTTGCAGCTCTTGCAATTGCAGAGTGTCACATGTTGGCTGCAATGGCATATGACCGTTATGTTGCCATCTGTAACCCCTTGCTTTACAATGTAACCATGTCTAATCAAGTATGCTCCTGGATGGTGTTTGAGGTGTATACCATGGGCTTGATTGGTGCAACAGTTCATATAGCCTGTATTCATAGCATGCTTTTCTGTGAAGCTATGATAAATCATTATGCTTGTGATCTTTATCCACTACTGGAGCTCTCCTGCTCCAGTACTTTCATAAATGAGATAGTAGGTCTGTGCATCAGtgcatttaatatattttttccaaCCCTGATAATCCTTAGCTCCTACATCTTCATCATAGCCAGCATCCTGCGCATTCGCTCCACTGAAGGCAGAGCCAAAACCTTCAGCACCTGCAGCTCCCACATCTCTGCTGTTGCTCTTTTCTTCGGTTCTGGTGCATTCACGTACCTCCAGCCATCGTCAGTCAGTTCCATGGACCAAGGGAAAGTGTCCTCTGTGTTTTATACAACTGTTGTGCCCATGCTGAACCCTGTGATCTATAGCCTGAGGAATAAGGATGTCAAAGTGGCCCTAAGTAAGTTTCTTGGAAAAAGAAActtcctgtaa